A genome region from Carya illinoinensis cultivar Pawnee chromosome 2, C.illinoinensisPawnee_v1, whole genome shotgun sequence includes the following:
- the LOC122300568 gene encoding FCS-Like Zinc finger 8-like, translating to MLRKRSRATSSKQALMAYSIPSPTDKYRKPTSSLLISPSLFPPKSLSETEAVMSPTSILDSKPFSGLRNPLWSQKSTPRNPETETKRLWDNLDSKGIGLAIVDALNEEKCDSKPSKLESRMVLFGSQLKIQIPHPPNSVLSPAESPKSPADFGIKTRNCQLSSFSSGFSQSPAKKSAFGSKYSGLETPSSSRVITGCLSASEMKLSEDYTCVISHGPNPKTIHIFEDCIVESSFTEVRFSSKRENGFLNNQSSSYPPENFLSFCYSCKKNLDHGKDIYMYRGEQSFCSRECRQQQMLLEEGMDK from the exons ATGCTGAGGAAGAGGTCAAGAGCAACAAGCAGCAAGCAGGCTCTAATGGCATACTCTATTCCATCCCCTACAGACAAATACAGAAAACCCACTTCATCTCTCCTCATTTCTCCGAGTTTGTTCCCTCCAAAATCGTTATCTGAAACCGAGGCTGTGATGAGCCCAACTTCCATACTCGATAGCAAGCCATTCTCTGGTCTCAGAAACCCCCTTTGGTCCCAAAAAAGCACCCCCAGAAACCCAGAAACTGAAACAAAACGCCTCTGGGACAATTTGGATTCCAAAGGCATTGGCCTAGCCATTGTGGATGCTCTGAATGAAGAAAAGTGCGATTCCAAACCATCCAAACTTGAAAGCCGAATGGTTCTCTTTGGTTCCCAGCTTAAGATTCAGATTCCTCATCCACCAAATTCGGTTCTTTCGCCGGCTGAATCGCCCAAATCTCCGGCCGATTTCGGCATCAAAACGAGGAATTGCCAACTGAGTTCTTTTTCTTCCGGCTTTTCTCAGTCACCGGCGAAGAAATCGGCATTCGGCTCTAAGTATTCGGGTCTTGAGACTCCAAGTTCTTCCCGGGTTATCACAGGGTGTCTTTCTGCAAGTGAAATGAAGCTCTCAGAGGACTATACTTGTGTGATATCCCATGGGCCTAACCCCAAAACGATTCATATTTTTGAGGACTGCATTGTTGAGAGCTCCTTTACGGAGGTTCGGTTCtcttccaaaagagaaaacggGTTTTTAAATAACCAGTCGTCCAGTTATCCCCCTGAAAATTTTCTCAGCTTCTGTTATTCATGCAAGAAGAATCTTGATCATGGAAAGGACATTTACATGTACAG GGGTGAGCAATCCTTCTGCAGCAGGGAATGCCGCCAACAGCAGATGCTTCTGGAGGAGGGAATGGATAAATAG
- the LOC122300567 gene encoding folate-biopterin transporter 1, chloroplastic-like isoform X1 encodes MLPDRGMSVALTIPAPPPSQGRDEDNNPLLDSVNDAGKEDVLITDMDGEASTSTKTAPCESKYHIDAVKCFGVDLSPDNVAVAMVYFVQGGLGLARLAVNFYLKDDLHLDPAELSYLVFQHYHGLSNHYMGLLGLLGAFSWSLMATYVDSKYDAAICILLGSLSVAFSDVVVDSMVVERARGESQSMSGSLQSLCWGSSAIGGIVSSYFSGSLVDAYGVRYVFGITALLPLITSAVAVLVKEQPVHLASGQHLSSASLDFLESSKQNITQLWDAVKQPNVLLPTLFIFLWQATPHSDSAMFYFTTNKLSFTPEFLGRVKLVTSVASLLGVGLYNGFLKNVQLRKIFLVTTVIGSALGMTQVFLVMGFNRKFGISDEWFAIGDSLILTVLAQASFMPVLVLAARLCPEGMEATLFATLMSISNGGSVLGGLIGAGLTQLFGVTRDRFDNLASLIVLCNLSSLLPLPLLGLLPRDNDDANEESEDIEMKSN; translated from the exons ATGCTTCCCGACAGGGGCATGTCCGTAGCCCTTACTATTCCGGCTCCGCCGCCGTCTCAAGGGCGGGACGAGGACAACAATCCCCTTTTAGATTCCGTAAATG ATGCAGGAAAAGAGGATGTGTTGATAACAGATATGGATGGAGAGGCGTCCACTTCTACTAAAACTGCTCCCTGCGAGAGCAAATATCACATAGATGCTGTCAAATGCTTTGGGGTGGATCTGTCCCCAGATAATGTCGCGGTTGCTATGGTATATTTTGTACAAGGCGGCTTAGGCCTTGCAAGGCTTGCTGTCAATTTTTACTTAAAGGATGATTTGCATCTTGATCCTGCAGAG CTGTCATATCTGGTTTTTCAGCATTACCATGGCTTATCAAACCACTATATGGGTTTATTAG GACTTCTTGGTGCGTTCTCATGGAGTTTGATGGCCACCTATGTTGACAGCAAGTACGATGCTGCTATCTGCATACTTCTGGGATCACTTTCTGTAGCCTTCTCTGATGTT GTTGTAGATTCCATGGTCGTAGAAAGGGCTCGTGGTGAGTCACAAAGCATGTCTGGGTCTCTCCAGTCTCTGTGTTGGGGATCATCAGCTATTGGTGGAATTGTGAGCTCCTACTTTAGTGGCTCCCTGGTGGATGCTTATGGTGTAAG GTATGTTTTTGGTATCACAGCTTTGCTACCGCTGATTACTTCTGCAGTTGCTGTCCTCGTAAAAGAACAGCCTGTTCATCTAGCAAGTGGGCAACATCTTTCTTCTGCTAGCCTTGATTTTCTTGAAAGTTCAAAACAGAACATTACTCAGTTGTGGGATGCTGTCAAGCAGCCAAATGTTCTTCTTCctacattatttatatttctctgGCAGGCAACACCACATTCAGACTCTGCTATGTTTTACTTCAC CACAAATAAACTCAGCTTCACCCCAGAATTTTTGGGGCGTGTCAAGCTTGTTACTTCAGTGGCATCGCTGCTTGGTGTTGGACTGTATAATGGATTTCTGAAGAATGTACAGTTGCGGAAGATTTTTCTTGTAACAACAGTTATCGGATCAGCTCTTGGAATGACTCAG GTTTTCCTTGTAATGGGATTCAATCGGAAGTTTGGTATAAGTGATGAGTGGTTTGCAATAGGGGATTCTCTCATTTTAACAGTTCTTGCTCAG GCTTCTTTCATGCCTGTTCTTGTGCTGGCAGCAAGATTATGTCCAGAGGGAATGGAAGCCACACTTTTTGCAACACTCATGTCCATATCAAATGGAGGAAGCGTTCTTGGGGGGCTAATAGGTGCTGGTCTGACCCAGCTCTTTGGGGTTACTAGAGATAGATTTGATAACTTGGCGTCTTTGatagtcctttgtaatctgaGCTCTTTGTTGCCTTTGCCACTTCTTGGCCTCCTTCCACGGGATAACGATGATGCCAATGAGGAAAGTGAAGATATTGAGATGAAGTCTAACTGA
- the LOC122300567 gene encoding folate-biopterin transporter 1, chloroplastic-like isoform X2, which yields MLPDRGMSVALTIPAPPPSQGRDEDNNPLLDSVNDAGKEDVLITDMDGEASTSTKTAPCESKYHIDAVKCFGVDLSPDNVAVAMVYFVQGGLGLARLAVNFYLKDDLHLDPAETAVISGFSALPWLIKPLYGFISDSVPLFGYRRRSYLILSGLLGAFSWSLMATYVDSKYDAAICILLGSLSVAFSDVVVDSMVVERARGESQSMSGSLQSLCWGSSAIGGIVSSYFSGSLVDAYGVRYVFGITALLPLITSAVAVLVKEQPVHLASGQHLSSASLDFLESSKQNITQLWDAVKQPNVLLPTLFIFLWQATPHSDSAMFYFTTNKLSFTPEFLGRVKLVTSVASLLGVGLYNGFLKNVQLRKIFLVTTVIGSALGMTQVFLVMGFNRKFGISDEWFAIGDSLILTVLAQASFMPVLVLAARLCPEGMEATLFATLMSISNGGSVLGGLIGAGLTQLFGVTRDRFDNLASLIVLCNLSSLLPLPLLGLLPRDNDDANEESEDIEMKSN from the exons ATGCTTCCCGACAGGGGCATGTCCGTAGCCCTTACTATTCCGGCTCCGCCGCCGTCTCAAGGGCGGGACGAGGACAACAATCCCCTTTTAGATTCCGTAAATG ATGCAGGAAAAGAGGATGTGTTGATAACAGATATGGATGGAGAGGCGTCCACTTCTACTAAAACTGCTCCCTGCGAGAGCAAATATCACATAGATGCTGTCAAATGCTTTGGGGTGGATCTGTCCCCAGATAATGTCGCGGTTGCTATGGTATATTTTGTACAAGGCGGCTTAGGCCTTGCAAGGCTTGCTGTCAATTTTTACTTAAAGGATGATTTGCATCTTGATCCTGCAGAG ACAGCTGTCATATCTGGTTTTTCAGCATTACCATGGCTTATCAAACCACTATATGGGTTTATTAG TGATTCTGTCCCACTTTTTGGTTACCGAAGAAGATCATACCTTATTTTATCAGGACTTCTTGGTGCGTTCTCATGGAGTTTGATGGCCACCTATGTTGACAGCAAGTACGATGCTGCTATCTGCATACTTCTGGGATCACTTTCTGTAGCCTTCTCTGATGTT GTTGTAGATTCCATGGTCGTAGAAAGGGCTCGTGGTGAGTCACAAAGCATGTCTGGGTCTCTCCAGTCTCTGTGTTGGGGATCATCAGCTATTGGTGGAATTGTGAGCTCCTACTTTAGTGGCTCCCTGGTGGATGCTTATGGTGTAAG GTATGTTTTTGGTATCACAGCTTTGCTACCGCTGATTACTTCTGCAGTTGCTGTCCTCGTAAAAGAACAGCCTGTTCATCTAGCAAGTGGGCAACATCTTTCTTCTGCTAGCCTTGATTTTCTTGAAAGTTCAAAACAGAACATTACTCAGTTGTGGGATGCTGTCAAGCAGCCAAATGTTCTTCTTCctacattatttatatttctctgGCAGGCAACACCACATTCAGACTCTGCTATGTTTTACTTCAC CACAAATAAACTCAGCTTCACCCCAGAATTTTTGGGGCGTGTCAAGCTTGTTACTTCAGTGGCATCGCTGCTTGGTGTTGGACTGTATAATGGATTTCTGAAGAATGTACAGTTGCGGAAGATTTTTCTTGTAACAACAGTTATCGGATCAGCTCTTGGAATGACTCAG GTTTTCCTTGTAATGGGATTCAATCGGAAGTTTGGTATAAGTGATGAGTGGTTTGCAATAGGGGATTCTCTCATTTTAACAGTTCTTGCTCAG GCTTCTTTCATGCCTGTTCTTGTGCTGGCAGCAAGATTATGTCCAGAGGGAATGGAAGCCACACTTTTTGCAACACTCATGTCCATATCAAATGGAGGAAGCGTTCTTGGGGGGCTAATAGGTGCTGGTCTGACCCAGCTCTTTGGGGTTACTAGAGATAGATTTGATAACTTGGCGTCTTTGatagtcctttgtaatctgaGCTCTTTGTTGCCTTTGCCACTTCTTGGCCTCCTTCCACGGGATAACGATGATGCCAATGAGGAAAGTGAAGATATTGAGATGAAGTCTAACTGA